The Vibrio sp. SNU_ST1 genome has a segment encoding these proteins:
- a CDS encoding magnesium transporter, with protein sequence MTVMNNTFLSIEALYSEQDIQAVSNAFQQYGREQQINLLNRMPLEDAVLVLGQCSLSTIQTLLSELEEQGFEKRSRHLAHQLGLIYSEVEPQQGYLSTGVLSHVRQRIGWIIALALLGIVSGLIIAQYEDILSQLVLLAIYMPVIAAAGGNTGTQAATLVIRALATGELKKRQWANVLWKELRVAICLALAIALVMIGRILLFSDNQSTGGYDINMIAYAIAVALFIQVTISTVLGGGLPIVARFFNLDPAVLVSPVLASIVDISGMWIYFTVVNSFLGIA encoded by the coding sequence ATGACGGTAATGAACAACACTTTTTTATCTATTGAAGCTCTGTACTCAGAGCAAGACATCCAAGCTGTATCGAATGCCTTTCAACAGTACGGACGTGAGCAACAAATTAACCTTTTGAACCGTATGCCACTTGAAGATGCGGTGCTAGTGCTTGGGCAATGCTCTCTTAGTACGATTCAGACTTTACTTAGTGAGCTAGAAGAGCAGGGCTTTGAGAAGCGCTCTCGGCATCTAGCTCACCAACTAGGGCTGATCTACTCAGAAGTTGAACCTCAACAGGGTTACCTTTCAACTGGAGTGCTTAGCCATGTTAGGCAGCGTATCGGTTGGATTATTGCCTTAGCACTGCTGGGCATTGTCTCTGGGCTTATCATTGCTCAGTATGAAGACATTCTTAGCCAGCTAGTACTTCTGGCGATCTATATGCCGGTAATCGCTGCTGCGGGTGGCAACACAGGAACACAAGCTGCGACTTTGGTCATTAGGGCCTTAGCCACAGGGGAATTGAAGAAACGCCAGTGGGCCAACGTTCTATGGAAAGAGCTTAGAGTTGCTATCTGTTTAGCTCTTGCGATCGCCTTAGTGATGATTGGCCGAATCTTATTATTCAGTGACAACCAGTCAACGGGTGGTTACGACATTAATATGATTGCTTACGCGATTGCTGTTGCTCTGTTTATTCAAGTGACCATATCAACTGTACTCGGCGGCGGGTTACCGATAGTCGCTCGATTCTTCAACCTTGATCCTGCTGTGTTAGTGAGCCCTGTACTGGCTTCGATAGTCGATATCTCTGGAATGTGGATCTACTTCACTGTGGTTAATTCATTCTTAGGGATCGCTTAG
- the tyrS gene encoding tyrosine--tRNA ligase: MASIEAALAEIKRGVEELIPEDELIAKLKEGRPLRIKLGADPTAPDIHLGHTVIFNKLRAFQELGHEVTFLIGDFTAMVGDPSGKNSTRPPLSREDVLKNAETYKEQVFKILDPAKTQIRFNSEWLSELGAEGMIRLASNQTVARMLERDDFKKRYAGGQPIAIHEFMYPLLQGHDSVALESDVELGGTDQKFNLLMGRELQKAAGQKPQAVLMMPLLVGLDGVKKMSKSAHNYIGISEAPSEMFGKIMSISDDLMWSYYELLSFRPLEEVAELKAGVEAGKNPRDVKVLLAKEIIARFHSEADAEAAEQEFVNRFAKNQVPDEMPEFEFEAGLPIANVLKEAGLVNSTSDAMRMIKQGAAKLEGEKIEDSKFVPEAGTAVYQVGKRKFARITIK; encoded by the coding sequence ATGGCGAGTATTGAAGCTGCACTAGCCGAGATCAAACGTGGCGTAGAAGAACTGATTCCAGAAGACGAACTGATTGCGAAACTAAAAGAAGGTCGTCCTTTACGCATTAAACTGGGTGCCGATCCAACCGCTCCAGATATCCACCTAGGCCATACGGTTATCTTTAACAAGCTTCGTGCTTTCCAAGAGCTTGGTCATGAAGTGACGTTCCTTATCGGTGATTTCACAGCAATGGTTGGTGATCCATCAGGTAAGAACTCAACACGTCCACCGCTAAGCCGTGAAGACGTATTGAAGAATGCTGAAACTTACAAAGAGCAAGTATTCAAGATTCTAGATCCAGCGAAAACGCAAATTCGTTTCAACTCTGAGTGGTTATCTGAGCTTGGTGCAGAAGGCATGATTCGTCTTGCTTCTAACCAAACTGTTGCTCGTATGCTTGAGCGTGATGACTTTAAAAAGCGTTACGCTGGTGGCCAACCGATCGCAATCCACGAATTCATGTACCCACTTCTTCAAGGTCACGACTCTGTTGCACTAGAGAGCGATGTTGAGCTTGGCGGTACTGACCAGAAGTTTAACCTTCTAATGGGGCGTGAACTGCAAAAAGCTGCAGGTCAAAAACCACAAGCGGTACTAATGATGCCACTACTTGTTGGTTTAGACGGCGTTAAGAAGATGTCTAAGTCTGCGCACAACTACATCGGTATCAGCGAAGCACCAAGCGAGATGTTTGGTAAGATCATGTCTATCTCTGACGATCTAATGTGGAGCTACTACGAGCTGCTGTCTTTCCGTCCTCTTGAAGAAGTTGCGGAACTGAAAGCTGGCGTTGAGGCGGGCAAAAATCCTCGTGACGTGAAAGTACTTCTTGCTAAAGAGATCATTGCTCGTTTTCACAGCGAAGCAGATGCTGAAGCGGCTGAGCAAGAGTTCGTTAACCGTTTTGCTAAGAACCAAGTTCCTGATGAAATGCCTGAATTTGAATTCGAAGCAGGCCTGCCAATTGCGAACGTTCTAAAGGAAGCAGGTCTTGTAAACTCGACTTCTGATGCGATGCGTATGATCAAGCAAGGCGCAGCTAAGCTTGAAGGCGAGAAGATTGAAGACAGCAAATTCGTACCTGAAGCCGGTACTGCGGTTTACCAAGTAGGTAAGCGTAAGTTTGCTCGTATTACTATCAAGTAA
- a CDS encoding peptidoglycan DD-metalloendopeptidase family protein, which yields MLSIFARLPILHRAFIAFFSAVIFIAIFLLPDVNSLRDDTGALVVGKHYPLTISASALVSSSDAPPTAVLKWEKYTVRSGESTSVLFERIGLSYRLLITLLNTNNDIKKQLSNLRPGDVLQFGFDENNDLIQLKRQLSAFESFKITKSGDSFASSFDKKEVAYQYNYAEANITSNFWNAGVNAGLTANQIMELAGIFGWDIDFALDIRNNDSFKILYQEKVVEGEVIGRGKIMAAVFKNQGDSFTAVLDDRSGNYFDENGRAMKKAFLRSPIDFRRVTSNFNPRRKHPVTGKVRAHRGTDYAAPVGTPIWAAGDGIVQKSGYNQFNGNYVFIRHSNTYITKYLHMKRRMVKTGQRVKQGQTIGTLGGTGRVTGPHLHYEFLVNGVHKNARTVKLPQSKSLTGKAKATFIANSEIRLNNLERYGQLLATN from the coding sequence ATGTTGTCTATTTTTGCACGCCTTCCCATTTTGCACCGGGCATTTATCGCATTTTTTAGTGCCGTAATTTTTATCGCTATTTTCTTACTCCCCGACGTCAACAGCTTGCGTGACGATACGGGAGCTTTAGTCGTTGGAAAACACTACCCACTGACGATCAGTGCATCAGCACTTGTTAGCTCAAGTGACGCACCACCGACGGCAGTACTCAAATGGGAGAAATACACCGTTCGCTCTGGCGAAAGCACCTCTGTTTTATTTGAACGTATTGGCCTTTCATACCGTTTGCTGATCACTCTACTCAATACCAATAATGATATTAAGAAGCAGCTGTCCAACCTAAGACCTGGCGATGTATTGCAGTTCGGCTTCGATGAAAACAACGACCTTATTCAGTTAAAGCGACAACTTAGTGCGTTTGAAAGCTTTAAGATCACTAAGTCTGGCGATTCATTCGCCTCTAGCTTCGACAAAAAGGAAGTGGCTTACCAATACAACTATGCCGAAGCCAACATCACGTCTAACTTCTGGAACGCCGGCGTCAATGCAGGCCTAACCGCAAACCAAATTATGGAACTAGCTGGTATCTTCGGTTGGGATATCGACTTTGCTTTGGATATTCGCAACAACGACAGCTTTAAAATCTTGTACCAAGAGAAAGTCGTTGAAGGCGAAGTGATAGGTCGCGGTAAGATCATGGCTGCTGTGTTTAAAAACCAAGGTGATTCATTTACCGCGGTATTAGATGATAGAAGCGGCAATTACTTCGATGAAAATGGTCGAGCGATGAAAAAAGCTTTCTTACGCTCCCCTATTGATTTCCGTCGTGTGACATCGAACTTTAATCCACGCAGAAAACACCCAGTGACAGGTAAGGTTCGAGCTCACCGAGGCACCGACTACGCTGCCCCTGTTGGCACACCTATCTGGGCAGCCGGTGACGGTATTGTTCAGAAATCGGGTTACAACCAATTCAATGGTAACTACGTGTTCATTCGCCACAGCAACACCTATATCACTAAGTACCTGCACATGAAGCGACGTATGGTGAAAACAGGTCAGCGCGTAAAACAAGGTCAAACCATTGGTACCTTGGGTGGTACAGGTCGTGTGACTGGCCCGCACTTACACTATGAATTCTTGGTCAATGGCGTACATAAAAATGCGCGTACCGTAAAGTTACCTCAATCAAAATCGTTAACCGGTAAAGCAAAAGCAACATTTATTGCGAACTCAGAGATTCGACTGAATAACCTAGAGCGATACGGCCAGTTACTAGCGACTAATTAG